In Eremothecium gossypii ATCC 10895 chromosome V, complete sequence, the genomic stretch TCTGGGCCTGCTAGGCGGATATTGCCCGTAACAGTATATCTCTCCCTTGATAGCTTCAACCCAGATGCCCTTTTTAAAGGCATAACAAAGCTGAATACGGCAGAAAACCGATTTGATGACAAAGACCTCGCGGCTATCGCTACGGCACTACTGGACGTTCCCTCGAACTACGAGTTACTCTTTGCAAATGCAAATATTATTCACTCTTCTTGGACTACAAAGATTCCTGCATATGATCTGATGCGTCTGTTGGTCCGGTACCTACCGAGCGCCGATGGGATCAGCGCATTTGTCGATAGTGGCTTTGATTCGAAAAATCCGATCATTACCATGCTGACTATACGTCTACTGACCAACGCCTTTGCAAACAAAGACTGGGGCGTTAACCTAATGTCGTCTGCGCCAATGTATAACTCGATATTTGGGTTGATTGATGCAGACCACCCAACTTGTCCTCCTAAGCAACAGTCATCACTGGCCGTAGCAATAGCTACCCTAATATACAACTACTCAGTGTTGGTAGTAAAAGAGAACAACCATGACATCCTAGCAATTGTTGCAGAGGTTCTAAACAACAAATACGGCTCCTCTTCCTTTATCCTGCGGAACGAGGAGGCCGCATACAGACTCCTTGTTGCTTACGGAAACTTAAGTACTGTGGAAGGCACCTTCGCACAGTTTGCTCCTTCTATCTCATGGATAAGGAAGCTGAAGAGCCAGTATGGCCACATATCGAAATTCCAGGATATTTTAAATGATATTTAAAGAAAGGTGTACGTATATATCCTATTTCTTTCGATCGCTGTCCCGAGGCCTTCCGGAAAAATGGTGAAAACTTCGCTCTTGACACACAGCCTTTGCCCTTCAAACAGGATAGTTTGGAAGGGACAATGTCTGTTGACGAACACTTGAACCAGGGTACTGGTGAGAAAGTATGAACATCTTTTTCTCCTCGATACCAAACTTCATCGGATACTAACGGCAAAAAGACACACCGCACTACTACCGTAAGTGATACATGACCCACCGCAAGGTTACTTGAGCGTGAGTATTAACGATTACATTGTTATTATAGCAATATCGCCGTCGAGACTTACGTAATGGACTAGCTTCACGCATGGGTCTGGGGGAAAGCACGTATCGGGCGCGAGAGTACGGCCCCTCGCGCCGCTCACGTTTCAGGGACCGGCGAGACGCAAGGCCTCCTCCGCCTACACATCAGAGAGTGCGTTTTTTAAACATTCCCCTTGATGTGAGCGACTATGAGATTGACGACCTTTTAAAGGACCTACCCAAACCATTGTATAGCAAATTTTACGATCACGAGGATAGCCGCAGCGCCGTGTTTGAGTTCGAGGACCACAGCATCTTGGACAAGTGCGTCGAACTTTACAATGGCCTCGAGCTACATGGTGCGAAGATAACAGTGGAAATTTTTGAACAGCAGGGAAGGTTCGCTGACAGTACAAGGACAAACCGCTCTACAGATCACGTTGAGAAAGAAGCCGGCTTCAAAACAGGTCGGCCACGTGGGAAAGCTCGGGCAaccaagaaggagaagcCGCCACAGCCCACGCTGGAAGACCTTGATGCTGAATTAGATGCCTATATGAATGGGAACTGATAAACCGACTGGCAACACTCACATGGAGTTCCTCCGTAGCCAGGTCGGAGAATCACAGTAGAGCTCGAATATTTAGTTTGTGAGTAAAAAAGATATGTACAGTTCGTACCAAAATGGTGACTCGGCAGCAAAGCTCAATACTCACCCGTCAGTCATTATCACCTTAAGGAACAAAATCTATCTCATTCTTCAAACGGGTAGTTGCATGCCTGATCAGATCACTAGCAGCATGCCCACACCGGTAGAACGGTTGAAAGATCTGCTTAGTGGCCCTTGCCGATCTCAACGGCAGGACCGCAGCCCAAGGACTGCTTCAACTTGCCGTAGATACCGAACTGCAACGAGGTCAAGGTACCAACCATCACGAGACGAGTAGGCAAGCCGGCAAAAGAACCGACGAAACCTAGCTGCTTGGCCAATTGCATCAATAGGCCGAAGGTGGACTGACCTGGAGCCTTCTTGGTCTTGTTGACCTTGGACAACAAAGTGTCGGCAGGCTGGGAAAtcacagcagcagctaaACCAGCAGTCAAACCAGCTAGCAAGTTAATACCAGTGGCAGCAGTGGTGCTCAAGTTCTCCTTGCTGCCAGCAAGACCGAAGTAGGCGTTCGCGGCGTGCTCGAAAACGACAAACTTAGCGATGTTGTATGGAATCTGCTTGAACAAAATTGGGGTGAAACCGTTGTAGAAAGAACCGATACCCTCCTCTTTAAGGATACGTGCAAAGCCGCCAACAAGACCGTTGGCGAAAGTAGGCTGCGAGACAAGTCTGATTCTCGTGGCCTCCAACGGACATAGTGCGATGTCCGCGAAAAACTCGGCGATCGCGGCAGAACCGATGTAGATAGGAGTACGGTACTGGCAGGCGGTCTCGTAGCCTAGAGCGTCCACGAACGCCTTCTTGAACACTTCGTAACCCCCGAACTTGAACGCACCCTGCATAGAGTAGCCTAGCAGAGTTGGGCCAAACCCGGTCAacagcgcggcggcaccCTCCTCACCGACGATCTTGCGGAAAGACCCTACCATACCGCTGCTGTACTTAAGAGGCTCGAGCTGGATTCTGGTCTTGACCACGTCGATTGGAACCATCGCAGAGTGCGTGGCACCGCAACCGATGGCACCAGCCAAGGCAAACTTGGCGTAGTCCGACAGCGAGTAGTTAGGAACTTGATATGATGTCGACATCTATATTAGCTGTGAAGCTCGAGAAGTGCTGAACTATCACTAAGTCTACTTCAAAAACAGCCGGTAGTAGCGCACCTGACCGCCCACTAAAAATCTCGCAATTTATACATCAAAAATTTTCATGCCGATGGCGACCCGTATACTGCAAGGACATTAGCCAGATCGAAGGCATGTAGTCTACAGGCTGCCTCTATAACACAATGCACGAAATTTAAAAAGCAACGAAGTAAAATGGACGATACCATTGGTCGAGGAGAAGGGGAACTTTAAAGCACGCACTCAGATTCTCCGGAAGACGGAAGGCTCCGAACAGCTCAGGCTGGACATGCGCAGCTATGAGGTAAGACGGGGGTTGAATATGTAGCACGTGATCACATGTTTTCCCCAGAGAGGGACCTGGCGTTGAGAGAGCGATGGGCCGTTATACCACTGAGCCCTATTAGTTGCTGGATTTGTGTttccagcagctgcgcatGGGGCCGGATTCCGTCAAGTGTGATTCCGCAGATGTTGGTTTTGGCTCGATAAGTGCATAAGGAAGCTGCTCTGTTAGTACATGTCACATAGGAGGCTTCCGCATTGGCGCATGGCATCCAGTGGCGGGCTTGTGGCGCGACGGGTATTCCAGTAGCCGTCTGCGAACCGTATTCAATCATCTTTGGCCCAGCGGTATATAAAGCGGCTGATGAGCCTGGATGCAATGGGGTGTAGCTGCGGAGACTGCACCGAAGATGTCTAGCAAAGTTTCATTCCTATTGAATTGGCAGCCTGCGCCATACCACATTGCGATTTTTCTAGCCCAGTCCAAGGGCTACTTTCAGCAGGAGGGTGTGGACATTGCGCTGCTCGAGCCCACGAACCCGTCCGACGTGACGGAGTTGATCGGTGCGGGCAAGGTTGACATGGGCCTAAAGGCGATGATCCATACGCTGGCCGCTAAGGCACGTGGTTTCCCGGTCACTTCTGTTGCATCGCTGCTGGATGAGCCGTTCACCGGGGTTCTGTACCTGCGTGGCAACGGAGTCACAGATACTTTCAGCTCTCTCAAGGGGAAGCGTGTCGGATATGTCGGTGAGTTCGGTAAGATCCAACTAGATGAGCTGACCAAGTACCATGGTATGTCCCCCGAAGACTATAAAGCAGTCCGGTGTGGTATGAATGTCGCCAAGCATATCATCCAGGGTAAAATTGACGCTGGGATTGGTATTGAGTGCATGCAGCAGGTGGAGCTAGAGGAGTATTGCAGAACCTCTGGTCGGTCTGTAGAGGACGCGCGGATGATGCGCATTGACCAACTGGCATGTTTGGGCTGTTGCTGCTTCTGCACTATTCTATACATATGCAATGATGAATTTTTGGCGGCTAATCCTGACAAGGTCCGTTCTTTCCTCCGTGCAGTCAAGAGGTCCACGGAGTTTGTTTTGAACGAACCTGAGCAAGCGTGGAGAGAGTACCTGGTGCTCAAACCACAGTTGAACAACGAGCTTTCCTACAAGCAGTATCAGCGCTGTTACGCGTATTTCTCTTCCTGTTTGTACAACGTCCACAGGGACTGGCGCAAGGTGACCGGTTACGGAAAACGACTGGGTGTGCTACCTCCCGGATATGTGGCTAATTATACAAATGATTATCTTGCTTGGGAAGAGCCCGAAGAAGTTGCGGATCCACTTGAAGCGCAACGTTTAATGGCGGTCCATCAAGAGAACTGTAGGGACATGGGGGGTTTCAAGAGGTTGGATCTTGCTAAACTGCAGCGCAGCTGAACTTCACCAAAGTGGCTGCAGACATTCCGTCAGCGTTCCGGATTGGCTTTTGAGGTTAAGAATAAGCTGGATGGGAATATCAGTCATCTAAAGTATTATTTTCAACTTCTTTTATGATAAGACCGATATAGTTATATGAAGTGTTTTGTCTAAATCTCAAATCTGTACGTTATAGTATAGTTATGAGGCTGCTTGACGAGCAGTGTAATTACTTGCTTGCTTTAAGTACAAGTTATGTTTCATAGTCATTCCTATGAGCTATTTATTACCTTAATATGTGTAACTTCAAATCAAGCGAGCCAGTTTTCAAGAGAAATGGTTTGATTATATCAGTTAACTTGTCGTTAAACAAATTAGTTGAGTCAAGAAAACATTTAAATCGTACGATTGAGTCTTCAGCCATCAAGCTCTCCCTATAAAGGCTTGAAGCAACTAGAACTTGCCGATTATTACTTATTGGCCTTACTGTGTAATTTCCTTTATTCGACTCTCCGTAGCGATGCAGCAGAAGTGATATAGTCTACAATGTCCGACGCTCCCCATGTAAGGTATAAAAAATTTGCACATTCAAGTAGAAGATTATTTGAGAATTTCACATAGAAAATATAATAAGGAAGCTAGATATTGTATGGAGG encodes the following:
- the MIR1 gene encoding Mir1p (Syntenic homolog of Saccharomyces cerevisiae YJR077C (MIR1)) produces the protein MSTSYQVPNYSLSDYAKFALAGAIGCGATHSAMVPIDVVKTRIQLEPLKYSSGMVGSFRKIVGEEGAAALLTGFGPTLLGYSMQGAFKFGGYEVFKKAFVDALGYETACQYRTPIYIGSAAIAEFFADIALCPLEATRIRLVSQPTFANGLVGGFARILKEEGIGSFYNGFTPILFKQIPYNIAKFVVFEHAANAYFGLAGSKENLSTTAATGINLLAGLTAGLAAAVISQPADTLLSKVNKTKKAPGQSTFGLLMQLAKQLGFVGSFAGLPTRLVMVGTLTSLQFGIYGKLKQSLGCGPAVEIGKGH
- the YRA2 gene encoding Yra2p (Syntenic homolog of Saccharomyces cerevisiae YKL214C (YRA2); 1-intron), coding for MSVDEHLNQGTGEKQYRRRDLRNGLASRMGLGESTYRAREYGPSRRSRFRDRRDARPPPPTHQRVRFLNIPLDVSDYEIDDLLKDLPKPLYSKFYDHEDSRSAVFEFEDHSILDKCVELYNGLELHGAKITVEIFEQQGRFADSTRTNRSTDHVEKEAGFKTGRPRGKARATKKEKPPQPTLEDLDAELDAYMNGN
- a CDS encoding NMT1/THI5 family protein (Non-syntenic homolog of Saccharomyces cerevisiae YDL244W (THI13)), translating into MQWGVAAETAPKMSSKVSFLLNWQPAPYHIAIFLAQSKGYFQQEGVDIALLEPTNPSDVTELIGAGKVDMGLKAMIHTLAAKARGFPVTSVASLLDEPFTGVLYLRGNGVTDTFSSLKGKRVGYVGEFGKIQLDELTKYHGMSPEDYKAVRCGMNVAKHIIQGKIDAGIGIECMQQVELEEYCRTSGRSVEDARMMRIDQLACLGCCCFCTILYICNDEFLAANPDKVRSFLRAVKRSTEFVLNEPEQAWREYLVLKPQLNNELSYKQYQRCYAYFSSCLYNVHRDWRKVTGYGKRLGVLPPGYVANYTNDYLAWEEPEEVADPLEAQRLMAVHQENCRDMGGFKRLDLAKLQRS